aattttgaaaactttcacaccatcaatgataacaggttctatATTTACTACttagatgttgataagttgattaaaatttacttctaatgtgttatacagtgctgggtttccagttCTTAGTATGAGTTTACCATGTTTTCGCACTGCATTATTGTAGTGatgtgaccgctacaattttcatcacagtttacatcatatatgaaTGTGTCGATGGCAAACTTGTGAAccttcatttagggggagggggagggggttttgtcctaaatgaatgaagtttgcATATTGAGCTTGTGCAAGATTGTGTGATCGTTCCTTAGCTGCATGGTAATATGCTAGATAACAAGATATAGATACCAAGATTATAAATCAAGCATGTGTGGATAATTCTActcaaaataaaattgcaatatCAAATAACATACAATGAGAGTATACTATTGGAAATCTTCAGAGGTTAGAGGTCATACATCCTGGTATTTTATGAGCCGTGTaacttgtttccatggtaacataagCTTTTTCAAAGGAAAGATCATAAACTGTTGATAgtaaaaatcaatgaaatgagaaaaaaataaatgacaaccCTGTCTGATGCAAGATCCAAGCTTAGGCTCACCCTCGCAATGTACTGGCTATCGTTGATATTTCACATTAAAGGGGGCACAGGATGAGTTTGTACGTGTTCTAGCATAAACTTACACATTTCACAGAAAACTGAAATTCACAAATAAAAGATTTGACTTCAAGTATCAAGTAAATAAGCTGCACATTTAGGTTCATGTTGTCCTCTTTGTCAAAACTATTTTTCCTAAAGCATTTGTAAGACTCCAACCGATTGGCTAGATATTAGTAATGTCTTCCTAAAAGACTGTATATCAGCCAATCCATGAGAATGTTCTAACTTACTTGATAAAAGACTTGCCTTGCTTTGAACAATTACAATCATTTGGAAAAGTTTTATAAGGATCATTGATACGAGCTCTTAGGCACTTTCATTAAAATCAATTCTGGGTAAAgttgttactatggttaccATCTGACTATTCTGTgtatctacacccccccccctcccctgtgaaacatttcaaatatgcaGATCTAGAGTGCAACATTAGTATTGTTGCTTTTTTTTATACAATAGTTATGAATCAGTTTTGAGTCTGAAAATGTTAGAAGTGATCAAAGTCTTGAAATCTCTCCAAACCTTGCTAtagaaagcttgttcctggtggcaattatgatgtcatttcctgcaaGCATTTCCCACAAttccttgcaggaaatcccaaacaatgacaaaacacAAATCCAGTGCAGTAGGGTTTCTTTACAAGATTCCAAAGTTGAATAGGTTACCAAGTTGCTATTTTATCATTCAAAGTCATatttaaattgataaaaataatcaAGATAAGTGTATTTAACACAGAAATAATtctctgactggacttttcctttaaaataCAATCTAAGACAATCAGGCTAAACTGCAACACTTTAACACTAGGTGGCGCTGTTtatgaacattttgtttcaatCTGTGCACAAGTGTAATTTATATTTGCATTGATATTGATACACAAAGATTGTGTTGAGAAATAAATCATGCAGATTTCTTAATAATCTCTAGAATAAGACTTTGCTGTTACATCATCACTTAGTGGGTACACTTTGTCAcataaaatgatgacatcacaggaTTGTGTGCTAATAATAATCCCTACAACAAGAATTGTTACATGTCATGAAATACACCTTTGCTGTTACATCATCATTTTGCGAGCACACTTTGTCAcataaaatgatgacatcacagattGTGTGCTAATAATAATCTCTACCACAAAAATTATTACATGCCATGAAATAGACCTTTGCTGTTACATCATCATTTTCGAGCACACTTTGTCAcataaaatgatgacatcacaggaTTGTGTGTAAACAGGCCTGCTGTTTACGTTTGTTTACAGCTTTAAAAGTTATGCATAAAGTAAATATTTTCAGAGAAAGAAGACTAATGACTTGAAAATGTGCAAGATACAAATTATAACAATCTGGTCTGGTGAGTTCTAATCTTAAATTGACGAAAAGCTTGCTACTACCCTGCTATCAATTGTGTCAGAAATACCATTTAACCTTGGATATCAAATGAGACAAAATGTGTTGATTCactcactttcacttatcaatACAAAGCTAATATTAATCAGAACGTAGATAGAAATGAGGTATAGGTCATGTTTGACAACTTCTAATCAACAAGTTTCTATTGTTATTGACTTATTTTAACAAAACAAGCACTCGACAATTACATGTCATTccatatattttccttcattcagctaaggaaaaaaaaaagagtgacctgaggggtctttgtcactacgagttgatagacgagtagtgacaacctttagAGTACacattctatattttttgttctaactGGCTTTTGAATGGTCTAATACACAATAGGTTTAGCTGACATTGTCTACCAAGGCCTACATATCACTTCTTCCTAAGTTCTGATGGATGTCAACTCTGTACataaagtgaaagtgaatgaaaaccatttccttgtattttgtttaatatcCAAATCttagtgaattcacaaggtatttTTTCCATTTTGAGGACCTACATCTCAGCTCTAATCAGCATATTTCTAAATGAGCTACTGAGTTCAATGGTTGTGTATTACAGTAAGTGTATGTATTTGACAATGAATCCTACACAGGtacaattgaaaagaaaatcacCAGACTTCATAACAGATGAATTATCATTGTCATAGctgttatatttcatttttcaaattttgttactaaaattgatacaaaaatcagaataaattaaaattatgaAGATCAACCCAAGATTCGTGACAATTCTGACAATAGACATTTGAACAGTCCCTCCTCAATAAACACACCTACCCTTTGTGTGATTGGTATGTTCTGTTATAACATTGTTGTGAGTGAGAATCTGGTCCATTCTATTTGGAGTTAGGGGAGATTTGAATTGAAAAGATGTCAGTGAATTATCATAGGTATCTTAGAATAATATCACACTTGAAAACTTCTACTGTTtgtagaaaaacaaaaaaatatagaaCAAATGATTAATATACTTCCTGTTCCCACTACAGCACCCGAATACAACTATTGGATATATTACATCCTTTAAATCATgtgcattttttattttcagttttttaaatatatttttaaaaaagttgtgATAATGTGTATATGCAGCACAAGGTATTTTATCAATCCATGCATCAACCAATGAAAGCTTGCAATGTTACATGCAAATTTTACAGCCAATCAAAGGTGGTATCTGTTTCCTCTCCCATGATTGGTTAGTTAATAGAAAATGTCATAATATATGCAAAACTGTACAGCCAATCAAGTCTCAAATTACTGATTGGTGGAAAAAGTATTGCTACAATTGGTTTTCAGTCATGCTAGctctgaatatgtaaattaaaatcctggtgtccccccccccacttgTTGTATTTTGGCTCCTCCTTATTGTTTTCTGGGTAACAACATTACAAAATAGGGGTTGACAGGGTTGAATTGTGAATAACtgttatgaaattaaaatgaaaccaCTTCAGTAAAAGATAACCCTTAGAAACACAACTTCATTTATACGTAAACTTTAggaatatacatttttgttaattaactgtaaacaaatcaaaagaaaacaatttcatttttcatatttttttggtTTAAATAGTgattttttgtattgtttttgtcACTAAAACTTACTGATTCAAGGAGTGACAAAGAGTTGCTACCGGCAACACCACCACAACCCTAACCACCACCCCAACCACCACAACTAATCAGATGGCATCTCTTGGAGTTTGAGGCAAGCCAGACTCTCTTGGAGTTTGAGGCAAGCCAGACTCTCTTGGTATATCTACGATACACAACGTACAACATTAGCTGCCTTCAATGAAAGCTAAAACTTTGACTAACTGTTAATTTGTTATACAAAAAGATTACTTGAATTGACATGTGCATAATTGTATATAGTCTGTACGGTACGCTGtgatagggtgccctcacacattggtcaacctcTTTCATGTAAAGTAGGCCAATGAGGGTAGCGTGACATAACGTACGTTACAGTCTAGTTAGGTACTATATGCATAACATTCTCAGTGTTGTCAAATGCTAGACATGTTTGAGTTTGGTCAACAACTGTTTACCAATGAGACAAGttagcagacagacagacagagacagtgacaaagagacagacagagagacagtgacaaagagacagagagacagagtgacagagagacagagagacagacagagtgatagagagacagacagacaagtaaGCTGACAAAGTGACAAAGACAGCGAGAAAGCGTGAGtgacagacaaagagacaggcagacagagtgagtgatagacagagagacagacagagtgagtgacagacagagacatacacacGGCTTAAAAAACATTTTCTCTGTCCAATATCAGTTAATTAAATGACACTGTAGAGTTTTATATACAGATAGTTTTGGGAATAAattttgacatgtacatttgatgCGTTAGATCTATTGGAGTTATGAATCAACAAGTttcagaacaaacaaacaacagaaaTAATCACTCTTTGgggaaaaaaatatgaaaaataagactattatatatattgccCTTTCATACTGTAAATTCAAAGTGAAGTGGAAGCATTTAGAATCATTTATAAGAATCAAACAAATAATATGAACCTGGTAAACAAACAGGAATAAATACCAGAACAAAATGTTATATAAATGAAGTTGTTCtgctctaaaaaaaaaaatgaaaataatattataaaccTTTTTTTCTGAATGTAGAATACTATTTCCCCTCACCAAAGAAGTTGAAGATTTGTCTTAAGAAGTGTCTTTAACTGTAAGATTATCAAAACAGCAGTTATTTACAACTAGTAATTTCATCATCAATATGTGCAGACTATTGTCATCAAATCTTGTGTACATAATATGGTGACATCTACACACAACCTGATGATGTCACCAAAAACATGGTGACATCGTCATTAAACTGGGTGTGTTTGCGTTATTTAAAAATGGACAcctatttgtgatgtcatcagccTCAACATTTCTTAAACTATGTGGTGACATCAGCACGCAAACTAGTGATGTATCAACGcatattgatgacatcatttttaaGTATTGTAAGTATCTGTAAACATCAACATGGTGAATGTGTTTTATACAAAATCTGTACATGCACTGAAAATGAATTGTCTGTTAATGATAAAATTCATCTaaatctgttgccatggttatgaCATTACTAATTTCTGCTTATAAGTTTACATCAAACTTGACATTATCAAAGATagttgtgatgacatcatcatactattgtgatgatgtcatcacatggTCACATCAAACATGTGACAGCTAAACCTCCATTGTGGTGATGTCACTCATATGACATCATCAGAACTTTGTGACATCATCATGCAATATTTATCACAGTACCATAGATGACATCATTGGAACAACATGCATAACAAACAGATCACATCAAATCTGTGACATCACCACAATGCAAGTAATGACATCACTGGAACATGCATATCAGATCACATCAAATCTGTGACATCACCACAAAAGTGATTACATCATCATACCTTAGTGATGACATCACCCTTTTACGCATAATACAGTAACATAAAAAGTTGCGATATCCATGTTACCCTCTAGTTATTTTTGTCACACcaatgttttctgtattgatCTAGACTGGCCGACTGGTTGGCCACGGTAGTAATGTTCACGTGGACTCCCTTCTAATTCACCGTTCTGCATGTATGGATCAGGTGTGTTTGCCATTTCTCTGGTTGGTTGTTTGACAGGACTGCTGCGAGATTTACCTTTCTTGGGGGCTTTCCGTTTTCCAGAACTTTTAGGTGGGGGTGGGGCTTCATTGGCAGGGCTCTTTGACCTTGCTCTGACCTCAACCTCAATGTTCACACTGTGAGAGTGTCCCCCATTATTTGCCTTGTCTTCGTAACCATTTATGAACGACTGTTCCGAATTTGTATTCAACTGCGCGGCCGAATACGAAACGTAATTCCCCTGAGGGTTGTAATGGCTGCCTTGTGTTCCTAGACTCTCTAAGGAATCTTCCATGGATTGTTCATAGGTATCTTCCATATTATCATAGGCCGACCCGCTTGAATAATGTGAGTAGCGTTTTGATTCGTCCATTGGTGATGTCGGTCTTGACCCACTTCCTGATGGAAAACTCGTAGGACGTTCTGCAGGTGCGTGTTGCATGGGTAGCGACGTTGGCGACTTTTCAAAGTCATCAGGTGACTCTCTATTTAATGCCCGTCTACTAAAGGGGTCATTATTACGACTCTCTATGGTCCCAACCGTGCTCATACTCGTAACACTGGTCTGACGTGAACGCCCGCCATTCGGAGACCTCCAAGATTTCCCGTCTGTCGTATTAGAGAAACCTGTATAAGTGGAATTGTTTGACTGAGCAACAGACATATCTGATGCACTTTCAGCCTGAGAGAGTCTACTGTTTTCTTGATGCATACTGTCAATTCGTGAAATCTGTCCACGCTCATTCTCAGTTAATGGTTTACGTATTCCACTCATTTGATAATAGCTCGGTGGTCGTAGAAATCCAAATGGCAGTTGTGGTATTTCACTGTTGCCTTTAGGCATTGGTGGTACAATCAATTTTGCTCGTCTCAACTCAGCAATATTTTCCTGTAAGGCATCAATAGCATCGTCGTCTTTGTACATGAAGTCTTTGGCCAGGTCTTCTTGGAGATACCAGATTGTCTCCTCCATATTCCTCTTTAAGATAGCCCCTGTAGAAAAGGAGAAAACACAAAATGAGGCTCCATTATTCCCTGTAGAAAGTAGCACAGTAcatagtctggataccaactgtggtttctaaaacacagtctggtcaaagtcacTGAATCAggacaaaaagttgttcacccaatcagtgaaccccagctgctatagtgacgtaaacagtgtataagtagcatcctgagctgacaaatataccggtatgtggacattacataactgccccaataaacactaactttatggttgactgtgttattggttagagttttgtgattgattaacaaagacatgatgttaatgactgtgtgggtggctgtggatgaattttaaattgcatctcatgcatctcaggacttctagagtaacgactttgactatactgtgagtacACGtttaatggtaacgataccgggTAGGAACTAAACTACATAGTACACAAATTGAGACCCCATTAGCATGACGCcgtttttaaataaaaacacaaaaaattttTGAACGACAAAGATTCATTTTTGGCAGTGTTTTCAATCATTGCCTTTTCGTGTTGTTTTTTGTCTCTGTGTAAATGGTACTTCAAGAATTGAGTAAGACATGGCTGTATAAAGTACGGTACTTACGTCTATGTAACTTAAGAATTGAGTAAGACATGGCTGTATAAAGTACGGTACTTACGTCTATGTAACTTAAGAATTGAGTAAGACATGGCTGTATAAAGTACGGTACTTACGTCTATGTAACTTAAGAATTGAGTAAGACATGGCTGTATAAAGTACGGTACTTACGTCTATGTAACTTTAGAATTGAGTAAGACATGGCTGTATAAAGTACGGTACTTACGTCTATGTAACTTAAGAATTAAGTAAGACATGGCTGTATAAAGTACGATACTTACGTCTATGTAACTTAAGAATTGAGTAAGACATGGCTGTATAAAGTACGATACTTACGTCTATGTAACTTAAGAATTGAGTAAGACATGGCTGTATAAAGTACGATACTTACGTCTATGTAACTTAAGAATTGAGTAAGACATGGCTGTATAAAGTACGATACTTACGTCTATGTAACTTAAGAATTGAGTAAGACATGGCTGTATAAAGTACGGTACTTACGTCTATGTAACTAAAGAATTGAGTATTAGACATGGCGGTATAAAGTACGGTACTTACGTCTATGTAACTTAAGAATTGAGTAAGACATGGCTGTATAAAGTACGGTACTTACGTCTATGTAACTTAAGAATTGAGTAAGACATGGCTGTATAAAGTACGATACTTACGTCTATGTAACTTAAGAATTGAGTAAGACATGGCTGTATAAAGTACGATACTTACGTCTATGTAACTTAAGAATTGAGTAAGACATGGCTGTATAAAGTACGATACTTACGTCTATGTAACTTAAGAATTGAGTAAGACATGGCTGTATAAAGTACGGTACTTACGTCTATGTAACTTAAGAATTGAGTAAGACATGGCTGTATAAAGTACGGTACTTACGTCTATGTAACTTAAGAATTGAGTAAGACATGGCTGTATAAAGTACAGTACTTACGTCTATGTAACTTAAGAATTGAGTAAGACATGGCTGTATAAAGTACGGTACTTACGTCTATGTAACTTAAGAAATGAGTAAGACATGGCTGTATAAAGTACGGTACTTACGTCTATGTAACTTAAGAATTGAGTAAGACATGGCTGTATAAAGTACGATACTTACGTCTATGTAACTTAAAGATTTGAGTAAGACATGGCTGTATAAAGTACGGTACTTACGTCTATGTAACTTAAGAATTGAGTAAGACATGGCTGTATAAAGTACGGTACTTACGTCTATGTAACTTAAGAATTGAGTAAGACATGGCTGTATAAAGTACGGTACTTACGTCTATGTAACTTAAGAATTGAGTAAGACATGGCTGTATAAAGTAAGGTACTTACGTCTATGTAACTTAAGAATTGAGTAAGACATGGCCGTATAAAGTACGGTACTTACGTCTATGTAACTTAAGAATTGAGTAAGACATGGCCGTATAAAGTACGGTACTTACGTCTATGTAACTTAAGAATTGAGTAAGACATGGCTGTATAAAGTACGGTACTTACGTCTATGTAACTTAAGAATTGAGTAAGACATGGCTGTATAAAGTACGGTACTTACGTCTATGTAACTTAAGAATTGAGTAAGACATGGCTGTATAAAGTACGGTACTTACGTCTATGTAACTTAAGAATTGAGTAAGACATGGCTGTATAAAGTACGCTACTTACGTCTATGTAACTTAAGAATTGAGTAAGACATGGCTGTATAAAGTAAGGTACTTACGTCTATGTAACTTAAGAATTGAGTAAGACATGGCTGTATAAAGTACGGTACTTACGTCTATGTAACTTAAGAATTGAGTAAGACATGGCTGTATAAAGTAAGGTACTTACGTCTATGTAACTTAAGAATTGAGTAAGACATGGCTGTATAAAGTACGGTACTTACGTCTATGTAACTTAAGAATTGAGTAAGACATGGCTGTATAAAGTACGGTACTTACGTCTATGTAACTTAAGAATTGAGTAAGACATGGCTGTGAGTATCTTCTGGCCTTCCAACATGTAGATATCCCAAAGACGCAATGCTAATACAAATGGCACCTGTCACAaagttatttcaatattaattaGTAGATATTGTATTAATGGATATCTTTTCAATCTTCTCATCTGTTATTTTCCTTTGACTTATTCAAATAGAAAACACTCGAACACcacaatttaaaatattgaaacttCTCTGCGTAATTATATGTGTTGTTTACAGATacaacacatgaaaaaataccggtgcatttgcttgaatgaagtgaagtaagctaaggaaagacttcacaTAAGGACAAAAATAGATAAAACAACAAAACTGATACAAAAATAACTGTGGATGTCTCCGATGTAGGTTTACTGAatacttttatcagtttgtttatatctgtggaagttataatgtaacagtaaactGTCAGACTCCATCATTATAATGTGTAGTAtgctatcagtaaacagagttatgggatcTGGGACTgatgtggtgtttatactttgataagttataatgtaacagtaaactGTCAGACTCCATCATTATAATGTGtagtgttctatcagtaaacagagctATGGGATCCGGGGCCCattgtggtgtttatactttgataagttataatgtaacagtaactgtCAGACTCCATCATTATAATGTGtagtgttctatcagtaaacagagttatgggatcCGTGGCtcatgtggtgtttatactttgataagttataatgtaacagtaactgtCAGACTCCATCATTATAATGTGtagtgttctatcagtaaacagagttacGGGATCCAGGGCTgatgtggtgtttatactttgataagttataatgtaacagtaaactGCCAGACTCCATCATTATAATGTGtagtgttctatcagtaaacagagttatgggatcCGTGGCtcatgtggtgtttatactttgataagttataatgtaacagtaactgtCAGACTCCATCATTATAATGTGtagtgttctatcagtaaacagagttatgggatcTGGGGCTgatgtggtgtttatactttgataagttataatgtaacagtaactgtCAGACTCCATCATTATAATGTGtagtgttctatcagtaaacagagttatgggatcTGGGGATgatgtggtgtttatactttgataagttataatgtaacagtaactgtCAGACTCCATCATTATAATGTGtagtgttctatcagtaaacagagttatgggatcTGGGGCTgatgtggtgtttatactttgataagttataatgtaacagtaactgtCAGACTCCATCATTATAATGTGtagtgttctatcagtaaacagagttataGGATCTGGGGCTGATGTGgtttttatactttgataagttataatgtaacagtaactgtCAGACTCCATCCTTATAATGTGtagtgttctatcagtaaacagagttatgggatcCAGGGCTgatgtggtgtttatactttgataagttacattaattatgttgtgtgtctttgcatgaaccttGTTCCATTCCTGCTTACTACAAGCAAGGAAATGCACCAATGTGTTTTCATGGGTTGTAAGTTGTAGAGGGTAAAACAGACCTTCCTGTGGGTACATTTTGATTACACTAAAACAGGCTAACTGGGACGCTTGGTAAAATTTAGTTGTAATTTTAATATAGCTTTATTCTTACCCTGTCTAAAAAGCACTGGAAGAACCATTTCATCGTATAGAGACTCGTAAAGACATCATGTTTGTCCTGGAAAAAACAAAAGaccagaaatattttatttaaaatgtgataCATATTAAGCTAGCATAGTGGTATGTTTTAAAGTAGCTTGATTGAGAGTAGagtggatttttaatttataaaattttttttatcagaagtACCTACTTGAAacatcaatgtaaaacaacatagaccaagtctgtgtttgtaactcaatacattgtaaacggctaaacaaatgtgtaaaaagctattatacatacaataacagagATTTTATTAATTCTacattttattaattatttgcaatttattgagttacaaccaagagcttggcatatgttgtttcacaatgaTTTTTTAAGTTAGCGGCCctgataaaattgttctataatTAAAGTAAAAGATACccaataggaaacttgcaaacccaccatgttgaatgttgcatcatgggaaatgtgataataaatactaatcaattagtattgtaaataatgttaatacattgtttgtaaccacaaataatcaattcatagttactctgaccattgtgggaggtttattttatcggtagctcctgattaggtattacgataaccacagataatcccatagtcctttgcatctgagcatgctcagtctggattacaAGTTCCCAATTCTCatctatatgaccactttaagatacatgtataactgtTCTAACTCATCGTACTTTAATTTGTATGCATATTCATGAGCGTCCTCGATTATGGAACATCAAACTCAGATATAAATATAACTCAGATGCCTGGATAACCACTAGGGGGTGTTTTGGAGGAGATAGTACAGATgctagattatattttatgtgtttgaaTCCTCAGTGAGTAGTGCACGttctgtatgtacattgtacatgttgactATTAGATTATATGTTATAAGTTATGTAGTTGCACACAACTAGTatctaaataaacatatttcagaaggtttttaggaatttgacaaaatataatcattGTAGAAGTGGttgatatttgtttacaaatagagAGAGCATTTAATctataaacaaaatacataataatacaACATAAATTTCCTACTTACAAAATGTTTTTTAACTTTAGGTAGAAATTTCTTGAGAATTTTATCATGGTGATCTTGAAACCTCAGAAGCTTTGGAAAGCCAGGAATGAAGAATCCTGTGACAAtaaacacaaatataaacatgtagACAACAATTATGAATTCTCTCAcgtaaaggggaatgccactccaggaaatagagacattttcataaactatgggttctggagagtcatttcatgatgttacatcacttacaattacttacaatttcagagaaacatcaagttgatcttgtgcctttatagggtatctttgctgtgggctattgcattatattgcattatgggagtcagcagaaataatttattcatggttgaacaatgaatattcatgactcctgaatGTGTATTCTCTTCAGTGTAAAACACCAAAACACAGCTTATATATCGTAAGTGAGATAACCTACTAGAGGTAATAGATAATATATGTTTTTCTTACCATGCATGGCATGTTTTGTGTCTGTTAATAGTTGAGATAGACCCCAGAATGCGTCTTCTTCGTTCAGATACATCAAGAGTAATGCAGCAATTTGACTCATTCCTTGGCAATACCCTACCTCCTGTAgtcaaaatacaatgataataataatgagaaaCTAATGATAGAATGTGTATGGCTTGATATATAAAAACC
The Glandiceps talaboti chromosome 23, keGlaTala1.1, whole genome shotgun sequence genome window above contains:
- the LOC144453051 gene encoding USP6 N-terminal-like protein, which gives rise to MDYDSSALSRADQDRADIVRRYDRGRDDGAPIDPWEDASFRVYAVTDRYGFLHEDTLPDRVNEEEQRAKVIELDRVQKWLKMIRNWDKYYPSEKLQRRVYKGIPLSIRGDIWARLLELKKVKDEQEGVYEKMKKRARVTSPDIRQIDLDVNRTYRDHIMFRDRYGVKQQALFHVLAAYSMYNTEVGYCQGMSQIAALLLMYLNEEDAFWGLSQLLTDTKHAMHGFFIPGFPKLLRFQDHHDKILKKFLPKVKKHFDKHDVFTSLYTMKWFFQCFLDRVPFVLALRLWDIYMLEGQKILTAMSYSILKLHRRAILKRNMEETIWYLQEDLAKDFMYKDDDAIDALQENIAELRRAKLIVPPMPKGNSEIPQLPFGFLRPPSYYQMSGIRKPLTENERGQISRIDSMHQENSRLSQAESASDMSVAQSNNSTYTGFSNTTDGKSWRSPNGGRSRQTSVTSMSTVGTIESRNNDPFSRRALNRESPDDFEKSPTSLPMQHAPAERPTSFPSGSGSRPTSPMDESKRYSHYSSGSAYDNMEDTYEQSMEDSLESLGTQGSHYNPQGNYVSYSAAQLNTNSEQSFINGYEDKANNGGHSHSVNIEVEVRARSKSPANEAPPPPKSSGKRKAPKKGKSRSSPVKQPTREMANTPDPYMQNGELEGSPREHYYRGQPVGQSRSIQKTLV